The DNA segment TCCACTGCGATTTTGGAAGGCAAGGTAAAAGACCCTCGGGTCTTTTTACCAAGTTTCCATCGGATTGAGATCAGTGAAGACCTTCAATACGCAAAAGTGTATTTCACGGCTCTTTGTAATAACAATGAAAGAAAAAAACTCACACAAGGACTTGTTTCTTGTGCTGGTTTTCTTTCCTCTTTTGTGGGAAAAAATCTTCGTCTTCATACCAATCCAAGATTTACATTTGTCTGGGATAATAACTACATCAAAAGTTTGGAAGTGAATCGTTTGATTGATGAATCCAAACCCAAAACTTTATTCGAAGAACTCCATCCAGAAGAATCTGCAGAAGATACTGGTTCTGAGGACGATTCTGAATCAAATCCAGATAGCAAGTAACATTGTATAGGTGGATATTCCTATGTCGAAACCCTATCGTTCTGGATTTTTATTTGTCTACAAACCACCAGGGATCACAAGTTCTGATTTAGTATTAAAAACCAAACGATTGTTAAATCAAAGATCCGTGGGCCATACAGGAACCTTGGACCG comes from the Leptospira bourretii genome and includes:
- the rbfA gene encoding 30S ribosome-binding factor RbfA, with amino-acid sequence MNPIRMKKLESEIIRQISTAILEGKVKDPRVFLPSFHRIEISEDLQYAKVYFTALCNNNERKKLTQGLVSCAGFLSSFVGKNLRLHTNPRFTFVWDNNYIKSLEVNRLIDESKPKTLFEELHPEESAEDTGSEDDSESNPDSK